DNA sequence from the Pomacea canaliculata isolate SZHN2017 linkage group LG7, ASM307304v1, whole genome shotgun sequence genome:
CCTAGAAACAATATTAGTTTACCCTTATTAACGTCAATAACGGTCCCAATCTGAAAATTAACAACACACCTTAATTTCTTCTTTATGCATCGGGTGTCGctaatttacaataaaaaaattaattttggaGAATTAAAAACTAATGATGTCCCCAACTTACGAACACGAGGAGACTGTTCATATGTACTTGTGTTCCTAAGTCAGTACAGGCAGAGACATGTTTTGATTACAGCACATGTTTAACCAGCTCTTCTTACACAGGTACCGACATAAACAatagttttatgttgtttttaatgtgtttgaTCAACATTCAGGTGCATAAAGTTTATAATAGTTTATAATTACAATACAGGTAAACTACTTTTGAGCTTGAGCAGTTGTTAAGGTCAAATCGACATTTTGTAACTTGAACTTTTGTAAGTAGGGGACTAACTATACACGTCACCTGGAACGTTCTTGAATAAACGTGAGCGTGGAAGCTTTCCATTGGCCAGGAAAACTTGCGCGCGCATCTCAGTCACAACTGTACACATCCCTTAGATTGTGGTTAAGGCTGACATTCCTTAGATGATGCTTTTTGAAACTATAGAAGATTGCATCAATGATTGCTTGAGACCTACGCAAACTCAGTGCATCAACAAAAACACTGTATACAGCCAATcacctgatttttattttctttgttgttcatGCCTAAACTATTGAATTATCAATTAGAAAATGATaacacatacataaatgcatGCTTCCTCATTACATGTTGGTGAAATCCATTCAATGTATTTTGAAGGCTCAggtttgtagaaaatatttatacacGCTATTTGTCGTTTGTATTTCAATGTTAAATTCGAATCTGTAAAACTGTTCAGTGCCATTTGCGCTGTCTGTTCTTCCTTTGTAacgtatattttattttcacaacaaaacattaaagaaagaaacatttgttttaattggtTCTAAAAGTACCGCAATGGATCGTCCAGCAAATCAAGATCAAGGCTTTCTCAAGGCAAACATCCTTTTATGGTTGTGCCTTGCCCTGATACAGATTGGTTATGCGCAAGGTAACACAACTTTTTAATTACCAAGACACGACCGCGTATTAAAAAAGTCAATGCCTTACTTTatagaaaacatatttcttttcttgacaaTAACTGTGGTTACTGATGGAAGCACTATGACCATTTTAGGTGAGGTCGCTAATGTAAATCAGACAATACTGGATTTAcgatttattaattttattcttttttttgctttatattACGAAAGtgaaaagacagacacaaattGAATCATTCCCCTTGTATAAAATAATCAGTGTGATAGGAAGAAAAAATcttgaaccaaaaaaaaaatacattagcCTGCGCGACCAAAGAAATTGTAATCACACAGAGACTTAACATTTAACATCATGGTAGTTTCAAACAACTAGAATGATACTGTAATCAGTAAATAATAACGATTATAGGCCCACCTGCTTTCGATGACATCATCATTTGATCAATAAGACCGAAATAAGATATCATCTTTACAAAGATTTATTGTCACAGGCATGAAACATTTCGAAAtgttcattttgtatttaaCATTATCTACAGGCAGTTGTTACTACTTATCGTTGTGTGAAATTTTCTTGACTGTCACATTGAGCTTATGGATAAATAAGTTAAGGACCTTTTGTTCTGTTATTTCCTAAGCCCCATTAGTGAAGTGCAAAGTGGAATTCAATGAAAAATGCAATGCTAAGTTATACTGGACTACTGAAGTGAAGTATGCTAAACGAGGACCAGTCATTGTTGCCTACACGACATCAGAGGGAAAGAACGgtacattaaaatgtttttcaacagCTTCATTTTGCTCGTGAATAAACATATCTATGTGTGTATGCTTTTTGAtcattttgataatttttgaAACATTCACGCATTTAACAGCAAAATAGTTGTGTTCAAAcattatatctgtattttgtcGCCGAAGAAAATGTCTATCAATATACCCATTTTCCTGATTTTCATTACTTACGCAGTGAAAAACTATATTAGGATGaggttataaataataaataaccatGCCAAGAGTAGTTACAAACATGATAAGGCATTTGCTCTGTTAGAACTTTATTAGGAAATGAATATATAATGTTTTCTGTgtaaacagattattttttggTATGCGTGTGTGGAACCCTTGTCACTGTTCCTGTTATTTATGTTCACATCATACCCTGAGATGTGAAATCAGGGTTAAAGACTTTCTTGACTATTGCAGTGAGCTCACTCTTGCTGCCTTACTTGGGCCAATGTGAATTTATGGGAGAGCACACCTGTGATGAAGGAAACAATAGTAAGtaactacacacaaacattacagcCTGTGTAACTGGCAGAACATACATGATTGCTGCTGATGGTAAAGATTCCTTGTACACCTGCATTTGAGAGGACTTCTGATATTCACATGTACGGAAACTTTACAGGGACACAACTACACGAGTCTGTGACATACCAGACGAAGGACTAGAACTGAATTATTGCTTATTGTTATCCAGGAGTTTCATTTATAATGATATGGGCACATTCAAACTGTAAATCTTCAAGCGTTCAATATGAAACTCAGAAAATAGTCCTCTTCTATCCTGATTAGTTTCAGAAGTCTAAattgacaacacacacacacacacgcgcgcgcaggcacgcacgcacgcacacaattTGGTTACTAATTGTATACTTCTTGCTGCACTTATGACAGTAATCAACGATCCTAAGagcttcattaaaaaaactgttaaacgTAGATTGAAACattcccaaaacaaaaaaggtgtttttttttttgtttgtttgtttgtttgtttgtttgtattcagTTAGCGTGGTTtactaaatataaattttagaCTATTGTATTGTGGTGTGCAATGTGAGAAAAGgggaaaagataaaaacagaacTGAAAATATACACAGTAGTTTTTGATTGTACATTGTTTTTGGAGGAACTACAAGTTCAGTCGTTGttattgaaaagaaatgtttatctgACTTTTTTCTAGTGCTTTTTAACAGGTTCGGGAAAATAACCGAAAATGGCAAAGCGGACGATGCTGATCAAGAAAGCAAAGaggaaacagaaaaggaaacttTTTTGAATAAGAACGGGGAGTTGGAATCATGGAAGAACGAAGTGTAAGTATTGGCTGCTGTCATACACTTCAAGTGTATAATCAACTGGCATATCAAGGTCTTATTATTTCTATTCACCAATAATGCTTCAAGATTAATTGCTCTAGATACTATCAGCACTATGAATAATCCACAGAGTTTTAAAACTTAAggaaattattaattaattaactaacTGTACATTAATAAAGAAGGTTATAACGCTTTGCTTTTAGTAAACTAGTTTTTTCTccaaaaacaattatttctctATAAAGATGCGCAATATATACCtaccagagaaaaaaagaaaagtagaaaagaaaagaggagatACTAAAACTActgttaaagtttattttatgtatttattaattaatcagCATATtgaaaagtaaactttttttaataacagaCTGGACAAGTTAGAACTTCCACGCTACACTTCAGctgttaaaagtaaaaaaacaagagGACCAAGACCTCCTAGCTGAGAACCGACCAAACCAAAGTATACCATTGGCTCTGCCTAGAACTGTATCTGTCGCCTTTTAAAGGTGACAGGGGAAATGCTAATGTTTCTGCAGGAATAGCGTTCCCCAGCGTGCAAGCCGTTTTGCACAACGAAGATAGATGAAGATGGTGAGACAAAAGTGCAAACGGTCAAAGATACTAAAAATAACcaagataatgataatgatttaaTGACAATTTTGTTATTaagtttataaaattgtttatttctcaTACATGTGTACTTCATGACTCGCCACCACGGAATGTAGGTCGCAGAGAGCTGTTTCGTACTAGAGGCCCCGGAATATAATGAGGGTCAGCTTTGTGCAGTTTGGATTTTCTTTATGATTACTTTGTTATTAAGCTGAAAGGGAAATACAGTGctctgataaaataaaacaatgtttaaatatattttgagttcACCCACGGCGATCCGTGCGCCGATTTTCACAGGAAAATAGCGAAATGCAAACGCTGTTTCGGTTCCATTTACCTGTAAGAACCTCATCGTATTATACCTTGTACACAGCCTGGAATCTGAATTTTCCCTCTTTTAAAATTGCTGACTCAACTATTACCCAAAACAGATGATTTGTTTACAAACGCTTAagagaaaacacattttgtcattattcACGACGCTATCCAATGGGATAATCCGATACTGAAGTTTCCTTGGTAACAAGAGAAAAGGCGCTGAGCGATTGGCTGAAGGGGACGATACTCATTTCTGAATGCTGAGTAAAGCGACAATAAACGGCGAAAACCGATCTGAGTTACGAAGCATTATTAATACATGAAAAAAcgaaaatgtgtttttgaattGAATAATCTAAAGGCCCCTACCGAACTTACACATTTCAAAGTTTTATAACTCAGTTTTGGGACTATGAGAACAACATTGAAATCATAAGAAGGGTCAAAATCTGTACACCGTAAAAATATACAACTTGTAAATTCTTAAATTTCCGAAGTAAGGCTCATTCTATGGTAGCGGGTCATATTTATAGATGCTATTATTTTATTGCtatgtttgaaaaatgtaacACGTCCAGATTTTCTGATAAATCTTATACACGAAATCACATAcgctctcacacatacacacacgcacataaaacgcacaccaaacacacacaatcacacacaatcacacacgcacagataCTCGAAATAGTATAGCAATGTCGGAATAAATTTCATGTGTTTGTagatttattatattatattacaCAATTAATTCTTTTCATAGACTATTAGAGTCACTACCATCTAAGCCAGGGTTGATTAGGTTTCTGTGATTAGCGATAATCTGATGGGCTACAAATTCaggcaaatattttaatacaatatttgacatttttttgtaaatattgacaatattggtgttggttttctttgtttgtcacACTATAATCAAGACacatagaatatatatatatacttagaGATATGATATTATAACTTCATGAGTGTGTGTAGGGTTATATTGTGTGCTTTTATTGTCGCGTTCGCTTCTTCGTTGTCCTTAGATATCCATTGATGCTGGTGTTGGCCAACAGCGTAGTACTTTTTGTAGGTGTTTCTGTTGTATGTCATCTTTTACGCAGTATGTTCAACAACTTCTGCTATTGAAGCTGCATTCTTGTTGTCGATTTAACAAAGGTCAGCAGGTAAAACACCATCTGTAGCAATAGAAAATGCTTAAGAGAACATTAACTGTAAATTAATGTCATGTATTGAAATTATCTAAGAAATGTAAAACCAGTGACTGGTATAAACGATGAGACATAAAAAGCTTCGAATTATTATCCAGATGCCTTTGATTTTGTTGGATTTGAAAGAATTGTATCACCCAGAACGTGTATTGAGCATATAGCATAAAACACAGCCACATATCTCGTTTGATCTTTATGTATATGCCCTGTAGACTACGTACATTTCTTGTGAttgcaataaattttcttttgtaatatgCGAGTGCGAACTTTGTTCaatgtcagcatggagtttgaaCCGGTTCTCCTCTCAGCCTTGAAGTGGGCGGTCTGGTGGCGTAACGATTAGCgtctgtcacaaatacagtgaaggttggacgtcctgggttcagttctcgtctcgggcacacatttttctctctccatcttacATCTATTTAGAAGGGCTAACTGCTGTACCATGATGCATGCTTAGCTTCtagctcggcgtaaaacacaaatcattcTCTGGCCTTCAAGGATAAACATCTTATGCCACTGTTTATATGTTATAGTTAATAGTAGGGTCTATTAAATTCATTACAATACTTGTGGTTTTAGTATTCATCACCTAGACGCCATTACGGTTTTGTGCCATTCCCGTTTTTAAAGTTGCCAATTATCTCTTTACATTCATACAAGGTGTATTTATATCTAATTGTCAGGTTTGTGACCTTAGCTTTTAATTGCCTATGCTCTAAAACTTTTGTAGAAATTTGATGTAAAGATTACACGATCCGTAGGGTATTATTGATGTGATATgctgaaataaacttttgtatAATCTTCTTGTACAAGATACATGCAAAGATGCTATGGAGTTCcagacaattttatttgttgtttcaaGAGGTTAATTTTGTTTTCGGTTTACATCAGAATATAAACAGTGGTTAccaacaataaatgtaaaaaaaatatattcctgattcaaactgttaaaaattcatataaatagtcttcattttattttctctaattCAGGGTTGGTTATTTAAAGGTTAATAAGAAGCATAACTCTGTATCCACTTTACCTAGTGATTGAAGAAGAGTTACGTTTCTTGTTTCGGTGACGTCAGTTGTGAGAGAAACATAAATACTGATTTTAACAGCCATTTTGTCAGCAAGCCCCACCATCATTACTGAGTGGCCAGTACTTTTGAGTATTGGGCCCTATCTTC
Encoded proteins:
- the LOC112568299 gene encoding uncharacterized protein LOC112568299, which encodes MDRPANQDQGFLKANILLWLCLALIQIGYAQAPLVKCKVEFNEKCNAKLYWTTEVKYAKRGPVIVAYTTSEGKNVSSLLLPYLGQCEFMGEHTCDEGNNMLFNRFGKITENGKADDADQESKEETEKETFLNKNGELESWKNEVLDKLELPRYTSAVKSKKTRGPRPPS